The DNA window GAGGGCACGCTCGTCGGCGGAGTGCTCTACCCGGCCTTCGACGCCGCCTCCGGCAACTGCGAAGTCGGCTGCTGGCTGGAGCCGTCCGCCGCCGGACGCGGCCTGGTCACCGCCGCCTGCCGGGTGCTCATCGACTGGGCCTTCAACGGGCGCGGCATGCACCGCGTGGAATGGCACGTCGCCACCGGGAACAAGAAGAGCATCGCGGTCGCCGAGCGCCTCGGCCTGACCCGCGAGGGCGTCATGCGCGAGAACCACCTGCACCGGGGCGTCCGCCAGAGCACCGAGATCTGGGCCGTCCTCGCCCACGAGTGGTCCGCGGCCCGTCCCGCCTGAGCCCTGCCCGGGCCCCGCCCCGGCGGGGCCCGCCGCATTTCTCATGAGACTCTCAGACAGGCCGCCTACCGTGCCCCGCATGGACACCACGAAGACCCCCGCCCCGAACGCCCCCGAGGCGGACACCACCCCCGTCGACCTCGAGAAGGCCGAGACCCCCCAGCCCGCCGAGGCCGACGACGCGCTCACCGACGGGGACCTGGACGACGACACGTTCGACGAGGACCAGGACGCGCAGCCGAGCCACGTCGGAGCCGCCGCCTCCGCGATCGTCGCCGCGGGCCTGTCCGTCGTCGCCCTCAGCGGCAGCTGGGTCGCCGGCATCGTGTCCGAGCGCAAGAGCATCACCGGCCGTCTCGACCTGTCCCAGGCCGCCGACGCCAACGCGCAGATCGCCGCCCAGTTCGTCGGCCCGTGGCACGCCACCGCCCTGGTCAACGGCATCTTCTCCACCGTCGCCCTGATCATCGCCGTCTTCGTGCTGGCCCTGCCCGCCTTCGCCTCCCCCGAGCGCACCCTCCCCACCTGGGTGCGGTCCGTCTCCTGGGCGGGCATCGCCCTGGGCGCGCTCGGCATCCTGCTCTTCGTCCTCATGTACTTCGACCTCCTCCTCGCCATCCCGAAGGCCGCCGGCTAGGCACTGCCTTAGGTCCCCTGAGTCCGTCCGCGGCTCCCGCGGCTCCGGACTAAGGCCCCCTGCCCCCGGCAGATGCGGCATGCGACCGATGTGCCGGCACCCCCTGGGACGCGAAGCTCGGATCCCACCGAACGAGGTGCCCGAGCAACGCAACCAGGGAGTACGAGATGTTCGAGTACGAGATCGCAGCCGCCCGCCGCGCCGACCTCATCCGCGAGGCCGACGCGTACCGCCTGGCGCGGGAGGCCAAGAGGGCACGCCGCGCCTCCTCGCGGAGCCAGGAACCCGAAGGGGTGGTGAGAGGACACCGCGGCCGCTTCGCCCGCGCCGCGTGATCCGCGCCGCGACCCGCGTGAACTGACACGTGATGAGAAGCGCACCGATAACGAGTGCCGCCGGGCCGGACCCCTGTGCGATGCTCGGCGACGTGGAGACCAGATCTGTCAGCCCGGTGTTCGTCGGCCGAGCCGACGAACTGGCCCTGCTCACCGACGTCCTGACCCGCGCCGCCGGCGGGGAGCCCCAGGCGGTGCTCATCGGGGGAGAGGCCGGGGTCGGCAAGACCCGCCTCACCGAGGAGTTCCTCGGGGAGGCGGCCCGCCGCGGCGCCGTCGTCGCCGTCGGAGGCTGTGTGGAGATCGGGGCGGAGGGACTTCCCTTCGCCCCGTTTTCGAC is part of the Streptomyces subrutilus genome and encodes:
- a CDS encoding GNAT family N-acetyltransferase, producing the protein MFAIDLAEDAQLKPLEVWHAEEFLAHMDRGREFIGRFVGFPDRATDLDSARELLRTNAEKAANDGTRFFGIWVEGTLVGGVLYPAFDAASGNCEVGCWLEPSAAGRGLVTAACRVLIDWAFNGRGMHRVEWHVATGNKKSIAVAERLGLTREGVMRENHLHRGVRQSTEIWAVLAHEWSAARPA